The following proteins are co-located in the Heliorestis convoluta genome:
- a CDS encoding copper amine oxidase N-terminal domain-containing protein, with the protein MKKLSTAALAGAFTLSLAFSASAAESQEATFVVGADDFQVNGQEMAMEKSVFIENDRAYAPLRYLMPALGLGHENVAMDVETRAITLSQGEQSVVLTAGSDRLIVNGEEVEMGVAPKFSESCVMAPVRFISEAFGFSVSWNQEEQAVVISKSCTGDVEEEIAEEEAADVEADADEATEEETDADEAADVDADADEATEEEGDADEAVDVDADADEATEEETTADEAADVDADADEATEEEADADGEKA; encoded by the coding sequence ATGAAAAAGCTATCGACAGCAGCTCTTGCAGGTGCCTTTACACTATCTCTGGCTTTCAGCGCAAGCGCCGCTGAAAGCCAAGAAGCTACCTTTGTAGTAGGTGCTGATGATTTTCAGGTGAACGGCCAAGAGATGGCTATGGAGAAAAGCGTTTTTATTGAAAACGATCGTGCTTATGCGCCTTTACGTTATTTGATGCCTGCGCTCGGCCTTGGGCATGAAAATGTAGCAATGGATGTAGAGACTCGTGCAATTACTCTTTCTCAAGGTGAGCAAAGTGTTGTGCTCACAGCCGGTAGCGATAGATTGATCGTAAATGGCGAAGAAGTTGAAATGGGCGTTGCACCGAAGTTCTCAGAAAGCTGTGTAATGGCTCCTGTTCGCTTTATCTCTGAAGCTTTTGGCTTCTCTGTAAGCTGGAACCAAGAAGAGCAAGCTGTCGTAATCTCTAAATCTTGCACAGGTGATGTGGAAGAAGAGATTGCTGAAGAAGAAGCTGCTGATGTAGAGGCTGATGCTGATGAGGCTACGGAAGAAGAGACCGACGCTGACGAAGCTGCCGATGTAGATGCTGATGCTGATGAAGCTACAGAAGAAGAAGGCGATGCTGACGAAGCTGTCGATGTAGACGCTGATGCTGATGAGGCTACGGAAGAAGAGACCACTGCTGACGAAGCTGCCGATGTAGACGCTGATGCTGATGAAGCTACGGAAGAAGAAGCCGATGCTGACGGTGAAAAAGCCTAG